The Archocentrus centrarchus isolate MPI-CPG fArcCen1 chromosome 1, fArcCen1, whole genome shotgun sequence genome includes the window TGTGTTCCCACACAcgtacacccacacacacacacaattaatttgccagtaaaacGAGAGGCATGCGCACAGGTTCCTGTCGCTCCCGAGTTATTCATCCACCAACATCATGACTGGGAGAGTTGTTTTTCTGGGACTTCTGCTCATCTGTATGACCGCAGGTAATAAAGAAAACCCTTTTATTCTACACAAACAATCATTCTTCTTTATTTGGGGGTATATTTAAATTGGAATTTGAAGTTTGTTTGGGGTTAAGAATAAAGTTAGTAGAGCAATTTTTATGTAGATGCAAAAGCATGAGTCACGCTGACATAACGTcatgttttctttatgttgAGTTTTATTGCTTTACAACACTGAAATAAGGACTTTTTTCAATGCTGACCACAAAAAAGGTCAAATATCACAGTAACAATTGATCTCTACAAATTATAATGAATCTGACTTttatacatataaaatataGAATGCACAAATACAGAATACACCTTTTGCAATATGTATGTACTGACACATAGGGCTCTCACATTGTGTGTCAGTTTTACTTTAGGTTAGAAGCACTCGTATACTCTGCCTagtgaatatttttgtgtattACCAATGCAACAGTAGATTAGGGATTTAAATTCATCACAGGTAGTAGGTTTCCCATTTGAATCGGTGTAGTTACTTCTGAAGGGCAAATGATAGTTTTTCTCTTTGAGCTGATTTGCTTTCTTGAATATTATaggaagtgattttttttttttaataaattccttatttttaaagttttctttgttttaaagatGCTGTGGAGAGGTCTGGACTCATGAGAGAGGTGATATTTATTTTCAAAGAGAAACTTCTGACTTAATTGTACTTGTAATCTATTTTAGAGtttgattggatttttttcattgaagCTAAAGCACTGTTGCTGAAATTTTACATGTGTACTACATCATAACAGAACATTATTATACCAAAACCAATATAGATTATAATGTTGACATTTCTGCCAGCCTTTCTGTCCTGACTTGGAGGAGATTGTGGCGTGCCCCCTGAATCTGTCTCCTGTATGTGGGAGCGATGGAAACACTTATGCCAACGAGTGTGCCCTGTGTGTCCAGAGACAGTGAGtacacacagctgcttcacactcctGGCCTTCACACATCAGTTCATCACCCACGCTGGCATTAAGGAGGAGAAAGTGCTTGCACAGCCCTCTGCTGGTGAAAATATTAGACACTGGggaaaattaaaattatgatGCTATCGAGTTCAGTCTTGATGCATCTTTACAGGTAATAAGTATGAGGTTGGTGATTTCTAGAAAATGATAacctctaaccctaaccctggtGATGATAACGAACTACATGTGAGTAGGACATAAGCAAAAATACTGCCAAAACTATTATTGCATTATCTAGGCTTATAAGGGCTTGAATCTTCTTCAAATGATTTTTAGGTACAGgaatgtaatattatttttaggatgatgtcatattttttttttaaagagatctttgtttctttctctgtttgttcaTGAGCCTGTAACTTCTGATCAATTTGAACTATCTCTACATATTCATAGATGAAATATGAGATGTGGTTAACATGACCTCACTTCCACTCTTTTATCACACACTGATAAAATGCTTAACTAAAACTCAGctatcattttaatttgttcttctCAGGTCAACCAAGATGAACATTATGATTGCCAAAGAGGAGAGCTGCTGACCTCAACACCTGGTGATGTCACTGCCAAGGGGCCAATCAGGATCAAGTCTGTTTGCAACTATGACTGGATTCCAGCTGTTCTAAATATTTGCCACAATCAATAAATATCCTTCAGCAGTATCCgtgtaatattttctttttttatccacGAAATTCACATTTCACCAAAGCAGACAATAACAAGCGGGGTAAAACAGATGCTCAATAGAACATgggggagaaaagaaaggagagtTAATATTTCGGAGTAGCATTCCTTTGTAAAGTGAAGGCAGAAGGCAAATGAACACTTGGTTATCTTACTGGGTGAGGTAACTGTTTGCACTCCTTTACTGAGTAACACAGTGGTTGATATCATGTGTGTAGgcgagtgagagagaaaggaagggcTGAATAGAAAAAGATTAACagcaaatgcaaaagaaaaaaataacaattaaaaaaaaaatagcaagaCATTAAAACAACAGAGCAGAGTGTTGATtcctga containing:
- the spink4 gene encoding serine peptidase inhibitor, Kazal type 4, encoding MTGRVVFLGLLLICMTADAVERSGLMREPFCPDLEEIVACPLNLSPVCGSDGNTYANECALCVQRQSTKMNIMIAKEESC